The Manis javanica isolate MJ-LG chromosome 6, MJ_LKY, whole genome shotgun sequence genome contains a region encoding:
- the LOC108387744 gene encoding post-GPI attachment to proteins factor 6-like isoform X2, with product MPGALLGQVLPQKLTCGWIKTLWLPVVQELGEAHLLPSQRSRTTCASSSEVLFLLGMLVFAMSLQLDRRGAWNMMGPCLFAFAVMATMWVRSWGNLMLLAHTPSLVTGVGAWSLHSVGEQSPAPHSGHASHPGPESCTPADATGGPLGAQRASCLRTPQVFVPVYLCGHRRHCYPTSWQRWAFCLLPGISMAVVAIAIYTSMTTSDNYYYTHSIWHMLLAGSATFLLPPRDAHTKPWACSQELPCHYQICRNHQEELYRGGVTGSWQLSG from the exons ATGCCTGGTGCCCTGCTGGGCCAAGTTTTGCCTCAGAAACTCACTTGTGGATGGATCAAGACGCTATGGCTCCCAGTCgtgcaggagctgggggaggcccACCTTCTTCCCAGTCAGCGGAGCAGGACAACATGTGCCAGCAGTTCTGAG GTTCTGTTTCTTCTGGGCATGCTGGTGTTTGCCATGTCCTTGCAGCTGGACCGCAGGGGCGCCTGGAACATGATGGGGCCTTGTTTGTTTGCCTTTGCAGTCATGGCCACCATGTGGGTAAGGAGCTGGGGCAACCTCATGCTCCTggcccacaccccttccctggTGACTGGGGTTGGGGCATGGTCTCTCCACTCTGTGGGAGAACAGAGCCCAGCCCCTCACTCTGGCCACGCCTCTCACCCTGGGCCTGAGTCCTGCACACCTGCTGATGCCACAGGTGGCCCCCTTGGGGCCCAGCGTGCCTCATGCCTGAGGACCCCTCAGGTCTTTGTGCCA GTATACCTCTGTGGACACCGGCGCCACTGCTACCCCACCTCCTGGCAGCGCTGGGCcttctgcctcctgcctggcatcagcatggctgttgtgGCCATTGCCATCTATACCTCTATGACCACCAGTGACAACTACTACTACACCCACAGCATCTGGCACATGCTCCTGGCAGGGAGTGCCACCTTCCTGCTGCCGCCGAGGGATGCGCACACCAAGCCCTGGGCCTGTTCGCAGGAGCTCCCCTGCCACTATCAGATCTGCAGGAACCACCAGGAGGAGCTGTACCGCGGTGGCGTGACAGGGTCATGGCAGCTCTCAGGATGA
- the LOC108387744 gene encoding post-GPI attachment to proteins factor 6-like isoform X3 has product MPGALLGQVLPQKLTCGWIKTLWLPVVQELGEAHLLPSQRSRTTCASSSEVLFLLGMLVFAMSLQLDRRGAWNMMGPCLFAFAVMATMWVYLCGHRRHCYPTSWQRWAFCLLPGISMAVVAIAIYTSMTTSDNYYYTHSIWHMLLAGSATFLLPPRDAHTKPWACSQELPCHYQICRNHQEELYRGGVTGSWQLSG; this is encoded by the exons ATGCCTGGTGCCCTGCTGGGCCAAGTTTTGCCTCAGAAACTCACTTGTGGATGGATCAAGACGCTATGGCTCCCAGTCgtgcaggagctgggggaggcccACCTTCTTCCCAGTCAGCGGAGCAGGACAACATGTGCCAGCAGTTCTGAG GTTCTGTTTCTTCTGGGCATGCTGGTGTTTGCCATGTCCTTGCAGCTGGACCGCAGGGGCGCCTGGAACATGATGGGGCCTTGTTTGTTTGCCTTTGCAGTCATGGCCACCATGTGG GTATACCTCTGTGGACACCGGCGCCACTGCTACCCCACCTCCTGGCAGCGCTGGGCcttctgcctcctgcctggcatcagcatggctgttgtgGCCATTGCCATCTATACCTCTATGACCACCAGTGACAACTACTACTACACCCACAGCATCTGGCACATGCTCCTGGCAGGGAGTGCCACCTTCCTGCTGCCGCCGAGGGATGCGCACACCAAGCCCTGGGCCTGTTCGCAGGAGCTCCCCTGCCACTATCAGATCTGCAGGAACCACCAGGAGGAGCTGTACCGCGGTGGCGTGACAGGGTCATGGCAGCTCTCAGGATGA
- the LOC108387744 gene encoding uncharacterized protein isoform X1: MPGALLGQVLPQKLTCGWIKTLWLPVVQELGEAHLLPSQRSRTTCASSSEVLFLLGMLVFAMSLQLDRRGAWNMMGPCLFAFAVMATMWVRSWGNLMLLAHTPSLVTGVGAWSLHSVGEQSPAPHSGHASHPGPESCTPADATGGPLGAQRASCLRTPQVFVPVSPLQAAHTCGPLLGPGQARSCSHPCPIPPPFSCGGFLQVYLCGHRRHCYPTSWQRWAFCLLPGISMAVVAIAIYTSMTTSDNYYYTHSIWHMLLAGSATFLLPPRDAHTKPWACSQELPCHYQICRNHQEELYRGGVTGSWQLSG, encoded by the exons ATGCCTGGTGCCCTGCTGGGCCAAGTTTTGCCTCAGAAACTCACTTGTGGATGGATCAAGACGCTATGGCTCCCAGTCgtgcaggagctgggggaggcccACCTTCTTCCCAGTCAGCGGAGCAGGACAACATGTGCCAGCAGTTCTGAG GTTCTGTTTCTTCTGGGCATGCTGGTGTTTGCCATGTCCTTGCAGCTGGACCGCAGGGGCGCCTGGAACATGATGGGGCCTTGTTTGTTTGCCTTTGCAGTCATGGCCACCATGTGGGTAAGGAGCTGGGGCAACCTCATGCTCCTggcccacaccccttccctggTGACTGGGGTTGGGGCATGGTCTCTCCACTCTGTGGGAGAACAGAGCCCAGCCCCTCACTCTGGCCACGCCTCTCACCCTGGGCCTGAGTCCTGCACACCTGCTGATGCCACAGGTGGCCCCCTTGGGGCCCAGCGTGCCTCATGCCTGAGGACCCCTCAGGTCTTTGTGCCAGTGAGTCCCCTCCAAGCAGCCCACACCTGTGGTCCCCTGCTCGGGCCTGGGCAGGCTAGGAGTTGTAGCCACCCCTGCCCAATCCCCCCACCATTCTCATGTGGCGGTTTTCTCCAGGTATACCTCTGTGGACACCGGCGCCACTGCTACCCCACCTCCTGGCAGCGCTGGGCcttctgcctcctgcctggcatcagcatggctgttgtgGCCATTGCCATCTATACCTCTATGACCACCAGTGACAACTACTACTACACCCACAGCATCTGGCACATGCTCCTGGCAGGGAGTGCCACCTTCCTGCTGCCGCCGAGGGATGCGCACACCAAGCCCTGGGCCTGTTCGCAGGAGCTCCCCTGCCACTATCAGATCTGCAGGAACCACCAGGAGGAGCTGTACCGCGGTGGCGTGACAGGGTCATGGCAGCTCTCAGGATGA